In Manduca sexta isolate Smith_Timp_Sample1 unplaced genomic scaffold, JHU_Msex_v1.0 HiC_scaffold_77, whole genome shotgun sequence, the following are encoded in one genomic region:
- the LOC115452471 gene encoding mitochondrial coenzyme A transporter SLC25A42 isoform X1 — MAVGEARVPILHDERPAHHDSYKAHREDARPRLGHGEMVVTSLVAGASAGALAKTAIAPLDRTKINFQISQTPYSWRAALQFLSQSLRHEGPLALWRGNSATMARIVPYAAIQFTAHEQWKRVLAVDTPQTAQQHPILHLLAGSLAGVTSQSATYPLDLARARMAVTNAAEYRTLRAMFSKVVREEGLRTLYRGYPATVLGVIPYAGVSFFTYDTLKHKYLDYFGREQGTIMNVIFGGTAGALAQTTSYPLDIVRRRMQTSRRRVDGSYPYSTIADTLLTVYRSEGWRGFFKGLSMNWVKGPIAVGISFATYDAIKNALREVLVTMHR; from the exons ATGGCGGTCGGTGAGGCCCGCGTCCCCATTCTGCATGATGAAAGACCCGCACATCATG ACTCTTATAAGGCCCACCGTGAGGATGCGAGGCCGCGGCTGGGCCACGGTGAGATGGTGGTGACTTCGCTGGTAGCCGGCGCCTCCGCTGGAGCATTAGCCAAGACCGCCATCGCGCCGCTGGATCGCACCAAGATCAACTTCCAAATATC TCAGACGCCGTACTCGTggcgcgcggcgctgcagtTCCTGTCGCAGTCGCTGCGGCACGAGGGGCCGCTGGCGCTGTGGCGTGGGAACAGCGCGACCATGGCGCGGATAGTGCCGTACGCCGCCATACAGTTCACTGCGCACGAGCAGTGGAAGCGGGTGCTCGCCGTCGACACGCCGCAAACCGCACA ACAGCACCCGATCCTGCACCTGCTGGCGGGCTCGCTGGCGGGCGTGACGTCACAGAGCGCCACGTACCCGCTGGACCTGGCGCGCGCGCGCATGGCGGTCACCAACGCCGCCGAGTACCGCACGCTGCGCGCCATGTTCAGCAAGGTGGTCCGCGAAGAGGGCTTGAGGACGCTCTATAG AGGCTACCCTGCGACGGTGCTGGGCGTGATCCCGTACGCGGGCGTCTCGTTCTTCACTTATGACACTCTGAAGCACAAGTATTTAG ATTACTTCGGCCGCGAACAAGGCACGATAATGAACGTCATATTCGGAGGCACGGCGGGTGCCCTGGCGCAGACCACAAGCTACCCGCTGGACATCGTGCGCAGGCGCATGCAGACCAGTCGACGACGCGTGGACGGCTCCTACCCGTACAGCACCATCGCGGACACGCTGCTCACTGTGTACAG GTCCGAGGGCTGGCGCGGGTTCTTCAAGGGCCTCAGCATGAATTGGGTGAAGGGCCCCATCGCGGTGGGCATATCGTTCGCCACGTACGACGCCATCAAGAACGCGCTGCGGGAGGTACTCGTTACAATGCACAG GTAA
- the LOC115452471 gene encoding mitochondrial coenzyme A transporter SLC25A42 isoform X2, protein MAVGEARVPILHDERPAHHDSYKAHREDARPRLGHGEMVVTSLVAGASAGALAKTAIAPLDRTKINFQISQTPYSWRAALQFLSQSLRHEGPLALWRGNSATMARIVPYAAIQFTAHEQWKRVLAVDTPQTAQQHPILHLLAGSLAGVTSQSATYPLDLARARMAVTNAAEYRTLRAMFSKVVREEGLRTLYRGYPATVLGVIPYAGVSFFTYDTLKHKYLDYFGREQGTIMNVIFGGTAGALAQTTSYPLDIVRRRMQTSRRRVDGSYPYSTIADTLLTVYRCV, encoded by the exons ATGGCGGTCGGTGAGGCCCGCGTCCCCATTCTGCATGATGAAAGACCCGCACATCATG ACTCTTATAAGGCCCACCGTGAGGATGCGAGGCCGCGGCTGGGCCACGGTGAGATGGTGGTGACTTCGCTGGTAGCCGGCGCCTCCGCTGGAGCATTAGCCAAGACCGCCATCGCGCCGCTGGATCGCACCAAGATCAACTTCCAAATATC TCAGACGCCGTACTCGTggcgcgcggcgctgcagtTCCTGTCGCAGTCGCTGCGGCACGAGGGGCCGCTGGCGCTGTGGCGTGGGAACAGCGCGACCATGGCGCGGATAGTGCCGTACGCCGCCATACAGTTCACTGCGCACGAGCAGTGGAAGCGGGTGCTCGCCGTCGACACGCCGCAAACCGCACA ACAGCACCCGATCCTGCACCTGCTGGCGGGCTCGCTGGCGGGCGTGACGTCACAGAGCGCCACGTACCCGCTGGACCTGGCGCGCGCGCGCATGGCGGTCACCAACGCCGCCGAGTACCGCACGCTGCGCGCCATGTTCAGCAAGGTGGTCCGCGAAGAGGGCTTGAGGACGCTCTATAG AGGCTACCCTGCGACGGTGCTGGGCGTGATCCCGTACGCGGGCGTCTCGTTCTTCACTTATGACACTCTGAAGCACAAGTATTTAG ATTACTTCGGCCGCGAACAAGGCACGATAATGAACGTCATATTCGGAGGCACGGCGGGTGCCCTGGCGCAGACCACAAGCTACCCGCTGGAC ATCGTGCGCAGGCGCATGCAGACCAGTCGACGACGCGTGGACGGCTCCTACCCGTACAGCACCATCGCGGACACGCTGCTCACTGTGTACAGgtgtgtgtag